From the genome of Vespa crabro chromosome 24, iyVesCrab1.2, whole genome shotgun sequence, one region includes:
- the LOC124432258 gene encoding protein crumbs isoform X1 codes for MQARYVVAVLTSLLAITHEAPQDVRRKDAEDHPREAYFNGSAFLKLNSFVSVHRHSGLSFRTCEGGRLFVQRYKDDSISLEVTHDGLLFVAIVDQQVHEARLNARLLNNAWHNVNLFFRLGNLTLSTAGHTQVIANATYNAAILTLPDYNVNDSLIVGESFRGCILQGPGILFNESINNGAVFGPCPSDNRGCGPNGLGSGIASATASTMDVCRNEPCMMHGKCVSRQDRYECHCYARYSGNNCQIDNGSPCLNSPCRNGGICIEDKKGDFTCNCQPGYTGASCESQLGVRLCEESPCKNNGICLALTDNEYKCECLPGWTGKNCETNINECLSYPCKHGGRCIDGINNYTCICDRTGYEGSNCQIDIDECLAKPCLNNGICYDNYGGYICHCPAGFEGQNCELNLNECLSNPCANGGECIDDVGSYHCVCPASYTGRHCDSRSVCEIDSCPSNSICIRDSHGEQCVCNPGYMGIPPNCTINYCASNPCINGGTCTSNRDGYNCTCTPEWKGATCSTSVSDWCTICHNGGTCIETVFGIMCQCPRFWTGTQCKEQITCRNLPCKQASACHDYPGGYYCTCEPGWTGPECSIDMDECSSDPCRNGGICIDQLNSYYCQCLAGYTGKNCQINVDECLSQPCQNGGTCIDRINEYTCNCTKDFMGQNCEREFDACSLNPCQNNGSCTLISRSRRDFVCECPRGFEGKICDVNVDDCVDVICPDDKICVDGIASYECKCREGYRDPNCTLIVYHCAGKPCNNGTCIDLGDDGFECKCHPGFQGLFCDQDVNECETQGNSLCNNGICLNTEGSYKCFCIPGFSGDHCDIDIDECLGGPCLNNATCIDRINTFECKCPPGYAGKICDTDVNECESDPCLNGATCIDEVAAYTCNCAPGFRGTNCEINIDDCEPLPCYNYGRCMDGVNDYTCDCTDTGFEGTRCEKNIDDCLSAPCVNDAICIDDIKNYKCQCYSGYTGKNCEIDINECESSPCQFNGTCLERSNKELYKSEAFNLPSIFTQDFSYANASGYECLCVQGVTGKNCEMNINECESNPCQAGSCVDRIGGFTCECDEGYEGDHCQHDIDECKRYTPCVHGVCTDGRADYFCTCEPEYGGKNCSVELTGCLGNACQNGGTCWPYLIDEKIHKFNCTCPNGFHGEICNYVTTMSLSGSSYVLVNTTREEGYDIQFRFRTTLPNGLLAIGKGLTFYILELVNGKLNLHSSLLNKWEGVFIGSGLNDSSWQKVFVAINTTHLVLSANEEQTIYPISLNEGSNSNHTSFPMTYVGGTTNYLRRLTHGPSFFIGCTEDVVINGEWVYSGTTSKTVYMEGIEPGCPREAQCSPNPCKNGGHCTDGWRDFSCKCERPYLGHTCQYNMTAATFGFENITNGYVTVKVSDMARKAVRSIVDISMFIRTRQDRGDIFYLGSEPAPQMDSKSQDKTYIAAQLEGGELLVRIQFNGTEAYTVGGVKLNDGNNHLIQVIRNVTLVQVKINGTEYFRKTISTSGQLNVTVLYLGGLPQASRYIRQVDSRQMEIQQVPQINFKGIIQDVQISNGNEIMVVEFFPLKAKDIPTPTQFGNVTFDHDKVLEGVLSDNVCISNPCNHSGTCHVTWNDFWCQCPRGYTGKTCQEMEFCQLQDCPAGSKCQNLDDGYECIANATFDGVSTSFTYVYDQMEMEERNESDTTIDTIRITYRSNTGGTLMHMAPRVGDQHFTVSVYKDEITVSWRLDDQNRGILSFGKNEPDGNWTSIILRLNNNSMECTYANTNDENAPQVSPNFNFALWYELLITGTVTLGGLSNALSNRHTYVTLDNNNQATNRKAIKQNTVDLSDYVLTTTTPPHHMVSGEVFKGCLGEVRIGSMLLHYFTYEEVYQNANFTPFEYLSLQNHNSSNNIGCQLCFDIDCMNDGHCRNKTNSYVCDCPAGYAEDDCSVNIDECIDNKCQNNATCVDGIATYTCICNSGWQGRLCDSDINECVTLSPCQHDGVCVNKPGSFRCECPDQFVGELCENFRLITCQSEPCKNGSTCTDIVNSKTGDNYTCTCMTGFEGTQCDLPYCQVQKCQNGGTCDLLHQAPQCMCLLGYTGLYCEINIDDCAPDADGNVPCKNDGKCYDKVNEFTCDCLDTGYTGPDCSIDVDECQNPLTDCGYGKCENLLGTYQCICNPGYCGYNCRMGDPCREDHCQNGGTCECGNNGEYQCACTPEYTGKNCTESGQLGSQAFNIAIIVGPIVGCLFLIAAGSLIALFMMARKKRATRGTYSPSAQEFSNPRVEMDNVMKPPPEERLI; via the exons TATTGACCAGCCTATTGGCGATCACACACGAAGCACCACAGGACGTACGCCGGAAGGATGCCGAAGATCATCCACGGGAGGCATATTTCAATGGATCAGCTTTTCTGAAGTTAAATTCCTTCGTGTCCGTGCACAGGCATAGCGGCTTGAGTTTTCGAACCTGCGAAGGTGGGAGGCTCTTTGTTCAAAGGTACAAAGACGACTCCATAAGTCTCGAGGTCACGCACGATGGACTTCTCTTCGTTGCAATCGTAGATCAGCAAGTCCACGAAGCAAGACTCAACGCTAGATTACTAAACAATGCCTGGCATAATGTCAATCTCTTCTTCAGACTTGGAAATCTTACTTTGAGTACAGCTGGTCATACGCAG GTTATCGCAAATGCCACATACAATGCTGCAATTTTAACTCTGCCGGATTACAACGTTAACGATTCGCTGATAGTCGGTGAAAGTTTTCGAGGATGCATTCTTCAGGGTCCTGGTATACTTTTCAACGAATCTATCAACAATGGAGCTGTATTTGGGCCTTGTCCTTCGGACAACAGAGGAT GTGGTCCAAATGGCCTTGGAAGTGGCATAGCATCGGCTACAGCTTCCACCATGGATGTCTGCCGCAACGAACCATGCATGATGCATGGTAAATGCGTGTCACGGCAGGACCGTTACGAGTGTCACTGTTACGCGCGATATTCCGGCAACAACTGTCAAATCGATAATG GTTCACCGTGCTTGAATAGTCCGTGCCGAAACGGTGGAATCTGCATCGAAGACAAAAAGGGTGACTTTACTTGCAACTGTCAGCCCGGATACACAGGTGCATCTTGCGAGTCGCAATTGGGTGTACGACTTTGCGAGGAAAGTCCTTGCAAAAATAACGGCATTTGTTTGGCACTCACTGACAACGAATACAAATGCGAATGCTTGCCAGGATGGACAGGGAAAAATTGTGAGACCAATATTAACGAATGCCTGTCTTATCCCTGCAAACACGGTGGTCGTTGCATAGATGGGATCAATAACTACACTTGCATATGCGATAGAACAGg ATATGAAGGATCAAATTGCCAGATAGATATCGACGAATGCCTCGCTAAACCGTGTCTTAACAATGGCATATgttacgataattacggtgGCTATATATGTCACTGTCCAGCCGGTTTCGAGGGTCAGAATTGTGAGTTGAACCTGAACGAATGTCTGTCGAATCCATGTGCTAACGGAGGCGAATGCATAGACGACGTTGGCTCTTATCACTGCGTATGCCCAGCCAGTTACACTGGCCGTCATTGTGATTCGAGAAGTGTCTGTGAAATTGATTCATGTCCATCAAACAGTATCTGCATCAGGGATTCTCACGGAGAACAGTGCGTTTGCAATCCTGGATATATGGGGATTCCACCAAACTGTACTATCAACTATTGTGCCAGTAATCCTTGCATTAATGGCGGTACCTGTACCAGTAACAGAGACGGATACAATTGCACCTGTACACCCGAATGGAAAG GTGCAACGTGTTCGACATCAGTTTCGGATTGGTGCACGATATGTCACAATGGTGGTACATGCATTGAAACAGTCTTTGGCATCATGTGCCAATGTCCACGATTTTGGACGGGAACGCAGTGCAAGGAACAGATTACATGTCGTAATCTACCTTGCAAACAGGCTTCCGCTTGCCACGATTAT CCTGGAGGCTATTATTGCACCTGCGAACCAGGATGGACAGGACCAGAGTGTTCCATTGACATGGATGAATGCTCTAGCGATCCTTGCCGAAATGGTGGTATATGCATCGATCAACTCAACAGTTATTACTGCCAATGTTTGGCTGGTTACACTG GAAAGAACTGTCAGATCAACGTGGACGAATGTCTCTCTCAACCATGCCAAAATGGTGGCACATGCATCGATCGTATTAACGAATACACGTGTAATTGTACGAAAGATTTCATGGGCCAGAATTGTGAACGAGAATTCGATGCTTGTTCCTTGAATCCGTGTCAAAATAATGGAAGTTGTACTCTTATATCAAGATCAAGACGAGATTTCGTTTGCGAATGCCCGAGAGGATTCGAAGGTAAAATTTGCGACGTAAACGTTGATGACTGCGTGGACGTGATATGTCCAGATGATAAGATATGCGTCGACGGTATCGCCAGTTATGAGTGCAAATGCCGCGAAGGATACAGAGATCCAAATTGTACCCTTATCGTTTATCATTGCGCCGGAAAGCCGTGTAACAATGGTACCTGCATCGATTTAGGTGACGACGGATTCGAATGCAAATGTCATCCTGGTTTTCAAG GTTTATTCTGTGATCAGGACGTCAATGAATGCGAGACTCAAGGTAACTCCTTGTGTAACAATGGCATATGCTTGAACACCGAAGGAAGTTACAAATGTTTCTGCATACCTGGCTTCTCCGGTGATCATTGTGACATAGATATTGACGAGTGTCTTGGCGGACCCTGTTTGAATAACGCCACTTGCATCGATCGAATCAATACGTTCGAATGTAAATGTCCACCTGGTTATGCCGGGAAGATATGCGACACCGATGTTAACGAATGCGAGAGTGATCCTTGCTTGAATGGTGCGACCTGCATAGACGAAGTCGCAGCTTACACTTGTAATTGCGCACCTGGATTCCGTGGAACTAATTGCGAGATTAATATTGACGATTGCGAGCCACTGCCATGTTACAATTACGGTAGATGCATGGACGGTGTAAATGATTATACGTGTGACTGTACCGACACTGGCTTCGAGGGTACGAGATGTGAAAAAAACATAGACGATTGTTTATCCGCTCCGTGTGTCAACGATGCCATTTGCATCGACGATATAAAGAACTACAAATGCCAATGTTATTCCGGTTACACCGGCAAAAACTGTGAAATAGATATAAACGAATGCGAAAGTTCACCCTGCCAATTTAACGGTACTTGCCTCGAGAGATCAAATAAAGAATTGTACAAAAGCGAGGCATTTAATTTACCCTCCATATTCACTCAAGATTTCAGTTATGCCAACGCGAGCGG ATACGAATGTTTATGCGTCCAAGGAGTTACGGGTAAAAATTGCGAAATGAACATAAACGAGTGCGAGAGCAATCCTTGTCAGGCTGGTAGCTGCGTCGATCGCATTGGTGGATTCACTTGTGAATGTGACGAAGGTTACGAGGGTGATCATTGCCAGCATGACATCGACGAATGCAAAAGATACACCCCTTGCGTCCACGGTGTCTGTACCGATGGTAGAGCTGACTATTTTTGCACTTGCGAACCCGAATACGGCGGAAAGAATTGCTCCGTTGAATTAACAGGCTGTTTGGGTAATGCCTGTCAGAACGGCGGTACCTGTTGGCCATATctaatcgatgaaaaaattCACAAATTCAATTGCACCTGTCCAAACGGTTTCCACGGTGAAATATGTAATTAT GTGACCACCATGTCATTGAGCGGCAGTTCATATGTTCTTGTGAACACAACTCGCGAGGAAGGATACGATATTCAATTTCGTTTTCGAACTACGCTACCAAACGGTTTGTTGGCCATTGGAAAGGGTTTAACGTTTTACATTCTTGAACTCGTCAATGGCAAACTCAATCTACATTCGAGCCTTTTGAATAAGTGGGAAGGCGTCTTCATTGGTAGCGGTTTAAATGATTCTTCCTGGCAAAAAGTTTTCGTAGCTATCAATACCACACATTTGGTTTTATCGGCTAACGAAGAACAAACGATATATCCCATCAGTCTCAACGAAGGATCTAACTCCAATCACACATCTTTCCCGATGACGTACGTCGGTGGTACCACTAACTATCTCCGAAGACTTACGCATGGCCCGTCTTTCTTTATAGGCTGTACCGAGGACGTCGTTATTAATGGAGAATGG gTATATTCAGGGACAACATCTAAGACGGTCTATATGGAAGGTATCGAGCCTGGGTGTCCACGTGAAGCACAATGTTCACCGAATCCTTGTAAAAATGGAGGCCATTGTACCGACGGTTGGCGGGATTTCTCTTGCAAGTGCGAACGACCGTATTTAGGTCACACGTGCCAGTACAATATGACGGCTGCCACATTTGGTTTTGAGAACATCACTAATGGTTACGTCACGGTTAAAGTATCCGATATGGCGAGGAAAGCGGTTAGATCGATCGTAGATATTTCAATGTTCATACGGACGAGACAGGATAGAGGCGACATATTCTATTTAGGATCTGAACCGGCTCCACAAATGGACTCAAAGTCTCAGGACAAGACGTATATTGCGGCACAATTAGAAGGAGGAGAATTACTCGTTAGAATTCAATTTAATGGTACCGAGGCGTATACGGTAGGTGGTGTTAAATTAAACGACGGAAACAACCATCTGATACAAGTTATCAGGAATGTAACGTTGGTGCAAGTGAAAATTAACGGTACCGAATACTTTCGCAAAACCATTAGCACTTCAGGACAATTAAACGTTACTGTACTTTATTTGGGCGGTTTACCGCAAGCATCGAGATATATACGACAAGTCGATAGTCGTCAAATGGAAATTCAACAAGTACcgcaaataaatttcaaaggaATAATACAGGACGTACAGATATCTAATGGCAACGAGATAATGGTCGTCGAATTCTTCCCTTTGAAG GCAAAAGACATACCGACACCGACGCAATTTGGCAACGTAACTTTCGACCATGACAAAGTTTTGGAAGGCGTATTGTCCGACAACGTGTGTATCAGTAATCCTTGTAACCACAGCGGTACCTGCCACGTTACGTGGAATGATTTCTGGTGTCAGTGTCCACGAGGTTATACTGGCAAAACTTGCCAAGAAATGGAATTTTGCCAACTCCAAGACTGTCCGGCTGGTTCTAAATGTCAGAATCTCGACGATGGTTATGAATGTATAGCTAATGCGACATTCGATGGCGTCAGTACGTCGTTCACTTACGTTTACGATCAAATGGAAATGGAAGAAAGGAATGAGTCCGACACTACTATCGATACTATCCGAATAACGTATCGATCGAATACTGGCGGCACTCTGATGCACATGGCGCCTCGCGTAGGTGATCAACACTTTACCGTGTCCGTTTACAAAGACGAAATCACAGTTTCCTGGAGACTAGATGATCAGAATCGTGGTATCCTCAGTTTCGGTAAGAACGAACCCGACGGGAACTGGACGTCCATAATACTACGACTAAATAACAATTCTATGGAGTGCACTTATGCAAACACGAACGACGAAAACGCGCCCCAAGTTAGTCCGAATTTCAACTTTGCACTGTGGTACGAATTGTTGATCACTGGTACGGTCACTCTAGGTGGATTAAGCAATGCTCTCTCTAATCGACATACTTACGTTActctcgataataataatcaagctACGAATAGAAAAGCCATTAAACAAAATACTGTTGATCTCAGCGATTACGTTCTGACTACTACTACGCCACCCCATCACATGGTATCAG GAGAAGTATTTAAAGGTTGCCTCGGTGAAGTAAGAATCGGCAGCATGTTATTGCATTATTTTACTTACGAAGAGGTATATCAAAACGCCAACTTTACACCATTTGAATATCTATCTCTACAAAATCATAACTCGAGTAATAATATCGGTTGCCAATTATGCTTCGATATTGATTGTATGAATGATGGTCATTGTCGTAACAAAACCAATAGCTACGTATGCGATTGTCCAGCGGGCTATGCCGAGGATGATTGTTCTGTCAATATCGACGAGTGTATCGACAATAAATGCCAAAATAATGCGACTTGCGTCGATGGTATTGCTACTTATACCTGCATTTGTAACAGTGGCTGGCAGGGACGGCT atgcgacagcgatattaacgagtGTGTGACTCTTAGTCCGTGCCAGCATGACGGTGTTTGCGTTAATAAACCTGGATCTTTTCGTTGCGAATGTCCCGATCAGTTTGTCGGTGAGCTCTGCGAAAATTTTCGACTGATTACGTGTCAAAGCGAACCTTGCAAAAACGGTTCCACATGTACGGACATTGTAAATTCAAAGACAGGAGATAATTACACTTGTACTTGTATGACTGGTTTCGAGGGCACTCAATGCGACTTACCCTATTGTCAAGTTCAAAAGTGTCAAAACGGCGGCACGTGTGACCTCCTACATCAG gCCCCTCAATGTATGTGCCTACTTGGTTACACGGGACTTTACtgtgaaataaatatagacgATTGTGCACCAGACGCGGATGGTAACGTGCCGTGTAAAAATGACGGTAAATGTTACGACAAAGTGAACGAATTTACCTGCGATTGCTTAGACACCGGTTATACAGGACCAGATTGTTCTATAGACGTGGATGAATGTCAAAATCCGTTGACTGATTGTGGATACGGGAAGTGTGAAAACTTGCTTGGTACTTATCAATGTATTTGTAATCCTGGATACTGTGGATACAACTGTAGAATGGGTGACCCTTGTAGagaa GATCATTGCCAAAATGGAGGGACGTGTGAGTGCGGAAATAATGGTGAATATCAGTGTGCTTGTACGCCAGAGTATACTGGAAAAAATTGTACAGAg TCTGGACAGCTTGGAAGTCAAGCATtcaatatcgctattatcgtaggGCCAATTGTTGGTTGTTTATTTCTCATCGCGGCAGGTTCATTAATAGCATTATTTATGATGGCTAGAAAGAAACGTGCCACTCGTGGTACGTACAGCCCAAGCGCTCAAGAATTTAGTAATCCGCGAGTGGAGATGGATAACGTAATGAAACCTCCACCGGAGGAAAGACTGATTTGA